From one Rhodamnia argentea isolate NSW1041297 chromosome 1, ASM2092103v1, whole genome shotgun sequence genomic stretch:
- the LOC125312652 gene encoding uncharacterized protein LOC125312652 isoform X4 translates to MAPVGTALAEAPEVRADTAPVEDLEATVVVLAEEAMEVRVVDPGEITAMVDREGMAPEAMVLEEAHTTVDASSPPLRGCGLVPHG, encoded by the exons ATGGCCCCGGTGGGCACGGCCCTGGCGGAGGCCCCGGAG GTCCGGGCGGACACGGCCCCGGTGGAGGACCTGGAAGCCACGGTGGTGGTCCTGGCGGAGGAGGCCATGGAGGTCCGGGTGGTGGACCCGGGGGAGATCACGGCCATGGTGGACCGGGAGGGCATGGCCCCGGAGGCCATGGTCCTGGAGGAGGCCCACACCACGGTGGACGCTAGTTCGCCACCGCTCCGCGGTTGTGGACTAGTGCCACATGGTTGA
- the LOC125312652 gene encoding uncharacterized protein LOC125312652 isoform X1, which produces MAPVGTALAEAPEVLAEALEATVVVLAAEALAAEALADMAPVEATVVVLAEEAMEVRVVDPGEITAMVDREGMAPEAMVLEEAHTTVDASSPPLRGCGLVPHG; this is translated from the exons ATGGCCCCGGTGGGCACGGCCCTGGCGGAGGCCCCGGAGGTCCTGGCGGAGGCCCTGGAGGCCACGGTGGTGGTCCTGGCGGCGGAGGCCCTGGCGGCGGAGGCCCTGGCGGACATGGCCCCGG TGGAAGCCACGGTGGTGGTCCTGGCGGAGGAGGCCATGGAGGTCCGGGTGGTGGACCCGGGGGAGATCACGGCCATGGTGGACCGGGAGGGCATGGCCCCGGAGGCCATGGTCCTGGAGGAGGCCCACACCACGGTGGACGCTAGTTCGCCACCGCTCCGCGGTTGTGGACTAGTGCCACATGGTTGA
- the LOC125312652 gene encoding uncharacterized protein LOC125312652 isoform X2, with protein MAPVEATVVVLAAEALAAEALADMAPAEVRADTAPVEDLEATVVVLAEEAMEVRVVDPGEITAMVDREGMAPEAMVLEEAHTTVDASSPPLRGCGLVPHG; from the exons ATGGCCCCGGTGG AGGCCACGGTGGTGGTCCTGGCGGCGGAGGCCCTGGCGGCGGAGGCCCTGGCGGACATGGCCCCGGCGGAGGTCCGGGCGGACACGGCCCCGGTGGAGGACCTGGAAGCCACGGTGGTGGTCCTGGCGGAGGAGGCCATGGAGGTCCGGGTGGTGGACCCGGGGGAGATCACGGCCATGGTGGACCGGGAGGGCATGGCCCCGGAGGCCATGGTCCTGGAGGAGGCCCACACCACGGTGGACGCTAGTTCGCCACCGCTCCGCGGTTGTGGACTAGTGCCACATGGTTGA
- the LOC125312652 gene encoding uncharacterized protein LOC125312652 isoform X3, translated as MAPVGTALAEAPEALADMAPAEVRADTAPVEDLEATVVVLAEEAMEVRVVDPGEITAMVDREGMAPEAMVLEEAHTTVDASSPPLRGCGLVPHG; from the exons ATGGCCCCGGTGGGCACGGCCCTGGCGGAGGCCCCGGAG GCCCTGGCGGACATGGCCCCGGCGGAGGTCCGGGCGGACACGGCCCCGGTGGAGGACCTGGAAGCCACGGTGGTGGTCCTGGCGGAGGAGGCCATGGAGGTCCGGGTGGTGGACCCGGGGGAGATCACGGCCATGGTGGACCGGGAGGGCATGGCCCCGGAGGCCATGGTCCTGGAGGAGGCCCACACCACGGTGGACGCTAGTTCGCCACCGCTCCGCGGTTGTGGACTAGTGCCACATGGTTGA